A DNA window from Arachis duranensis cultivar V14167 chromosome 3, aradu.V14167.gnm2.J7QH, whole genome shotgun sequence contains the following coding sequences:
- the LOC107481317 gene encoding ubiquitin-like-specific protease 1D isoform X1, with protein sequence MDQQREPNSNSQKKRRLDLDWKALLPRHGDAPPPEIVVKPMASGNSFSLDDEFRYYTDHQLIESIQSKKQTLRIHLPMLKDGGVKILDTIKRQEEELARRKTTPHVQEVVDADDKPRNATGSSDVGVSSDSRQKSISSQVPVQPSFASCFSKKLEGVDTDCMVVDTSGKETSHFRHCNNETIKDKGEPKGGRRLRSSSRNEPFQCATNLSKNDAFNDGKKSRAASSISAANIGKSLSRFFAPEVKETRQAIQSDDSRSKKGQPIVLDDDDDDDEPYVLEKTEQEKKLAECAKDAKMYYPSSDDPESVEICYSDIDCLAPESYLTSTIMNFYIRYLKQQASLANRSLSEYHFFNTYFYKKLQEAVSVKQSDRAAFFVKFRRWWKGVNIFQKTYVLIPVHEDLHWSLIIICIPDKGDESGPIILHLDSLSLHSSRSLFDNIKSFLIEEKNYLDQEHMSSDVSIADRIWNCLPRRIETQVITVPQQRNDYDCGLFVLYFIERFIEEAPERLKKKNLAMFGKQWFKPSEASSLRVKIRKLLVEELTNSIDRNYSPKCSPSSFSGTSPTECAETAKDPDLTTA encoded by the exons ATGGACCAACAACGCGAACCTAACTCTAATTCGCAGAAGAAGCGCCGTCTCGACCTTGACTGGAAAGCTCTTCTCCCCCGCCACGGCGACGCACCGCCGCCGGAGATCGTGGTCAAGCCTATGGCCTCCGGCAATTCCTTCTCCCTCGACGATGAATTTAGATACTACACCGACCACCAGCTTATCGAAAGCATTCAGAGCAAGAAGCAAACCTTGAGAATCCATCTCCCGATGTTGAAGGATGGAGGTGTCAAGATTCTCGATACCATCAAGCGACAAGAGGAAGAGCTGGCTCGCCGGAAAACAACGCCACACGTCCAG GAAGTTGTTGATGCTGATGATAAACCGAGAAATGCTACTGGCTCAAGTGATGTTG GTGTGTCTAGTGACTCGAGACAGAAGAGTATCTCATCTCAAGTGCCAGTTCAACCCTCATTTGCATCTTGTTTTTCTAAGAAATTGGAAGGAGTTGAT ACTGATTGTATGGTGGTTGATACATCTGGAAAAGAGACTTCACATTTCAGACATTGCAATAACGAGACAATAAAAGACAAGGGAGAACCTAAAGGAGGAAGGAGGCTTAGATCATCTTCTAGAAATGAGCCATTTCAATGCGCTACCAACCTTTCCAAGAATGATGCTTTTAATGATGGTAAAAAATCCAGAGCAGCTTCCAGTATCTCTGCTGCGAACATTGGGAAAAGCCTGTCAAGATTCTTTGCTCCAGAAGT GAAGGAAACTAGACAGGCAATTCAATCAGATGACTCGAGGTCCAAGAAg GGTCAGCCCATtgtccttgatgatgatgatgatgatgatgaacctTATGTGCTAGAGAAGACAGAGCAAGAAAAAAAACTTGCTGAATG TGCGAAAGATGCTAAGATGTATTACCCATCAAG TGACGATCCCGAGTCTGTTGAAATTTGTTACTCAGACATAGATTGCCTTGCTCCTGAAAGCTATTTGACTTCAACTATTATGAATTTTTACATACG ATATTTGAAGCAACAAGCATCTTTGGCAAATAGATCGTTATCCGagtatcatttttttaatacatatttCTACAAGAAGCTTCAGGAGGCTGTTTCGGTTAAG CAAAGTGACAGAGCAGCATTCTTTGTCAAATTCAGAAGGTGGTGGAAGGGTGTAAATATATTTCAGAAGACCTATGTTTTGATTCCAGTACACGAGGA TCTTCATTGGAGCTTGATCATTATTTGTATCCCGGATAAAGGTGATGAATCAGGGCCAATCATACTTCATCTGGATTCTTTGAGTCTTCACTCTAGCAGATCACTATTTGATAACATCAAAAG CTTTCTGATAGAAGAAAAGAACTATTTGGATCAGGAACATATGTCATCAGATGTTTCAATTGCAGACAGGATATGGAATTGCCTTCCCCGTCGAATTGAAACGCAAGTTATCACG GTTCCCCAACAAAGGAATGATTATGATTGTGGCCTTTTTGTATTGTACTTTATTGAACGTTTCATTGAAGAGGCACCAGAAAGactcaaaaagaaaaatttggcTATG TTTGGCAAGCAGTGGTTCAAACCTTCAGAAGCATCCAGTTTGAGAGTGAAAATCCGTAAACTGCTCGTGGAAGAACTTACAAATTCAATTGACCGTAACTATTCTCCAAAGTGTTCTCCTTCATCATTTTCGGGCACAAGTCCAACTGAATGTGCTGAGACAGCCAAGGACCCTGATCTAACCACCGCATGA
- the LOC107481317 gene encoding ubiquitin-like-specific protease 1D isoform X3 — translation MVVDTSGKETSHFRHCNNETIKDKGEPKGGRRLRSSSRNEPFQCATNLSKNDAFNDGKKSRAASSISAANIGKSLSRFFAPEVKETRQAIQSDDSRSKKGQPIVLDDDDDDDEPYVLEKTEQEKKLAECAKDAKMYYPSSDDPESVEICYSDIDCLAPESYLTSTIMNFYIRYLKQQASLANRSLSEYHFFNTYFYKKLQEAVSVKQSDRAAFFVKFRRWWKGVNIFQKTYVLIPVHEDLHWSLIIICIPDKGDESGPIILHLDSLSLHSSRSLFDNIKSFLIEEKNYLDQEHMSSDVSIADRIWNCLPRRIETQVITVPQQRNDYDCGLFVLYFIERFIEEAPERLKKKNLAMFGKQWFKPSEASSLRVKIRKLLVEELTNSIDRNYSPKCSPSSFSGTSPTECAETAKDPDLTTA, via the exons ATGGTGGTTGATACATCTGGAAAAGAGACTTCACATTTCAGACATTGCAATAACGAGACAATAAAAGACAAGGGAGAACCTAAAGGAGGAAGGAGGCTTAGATCATCTTCTAGAAATGAGCCATTTCAATGCGCTACCAACCTTTCCAAGAATGATGCTTTTAATGATGGTAAAAAATCCAGAGCAGCTTCCAGTATCTCTGCTGCGAACATTGGGAAAAGCCTGTCAAGATTCTTTGCTCCAGAAGT GAAGGAAACTAGACAGGCAATTCAATCAGATGACTCGAGGTCCAAGAAg GGTCAGCCCATtgtccttgatgatgatgatgatgatgatgaacctTATGTGCTAGAGAAGACAGAGCAAGAAAAAAAACTTGCTGAATG TGCGAAAGATGCTAAGATGTATTACCCATCAAG TGACGATCCCGAGTCTGTTGAAATTTGTTACTCAGACATAGATTGCCTTGCTCCTGAAAGCTATTTGACTTCAACTATTATGAATTTTTACATACG ATATTTGAAGCAACAAGCATCTTTGGCAAATAGATCGTTATCCGagtatcatttttttaatacatatttCTACAAGAAGCTTCAGGAGGCTGTTTCGGTTAAG CAAAGTGACAGAGCAGCATTCTTTGTCAAATTCAGAAGGTGGTGGAAGGGTGTAAATATATTTCAGAAGACCTATGTTTTGATTCCAGTACACGAGGA TCTTCATTGGAGCTTGATCATTATTTGTATCCCGGATAAAGGTGATGAATCAGGGCCAATCATACTTCATCTGGATTCTTTGAGTCTTCACTCTAGCAGATCACTATTTGATAACATCAAAAG CTTTCTGATAGAAGAAAAGAACTATTTGGATCAGGAACATATGTCATCAGATGTTTCAATTGCAGACAGGATATGGAATTGCCTTCCCCGTCGAATTGAAACGCAAGTTATCACG GTTCCCCAACAAAGGAATGATTATGATTGTGGCCTTTTTGTATTGTACTTTATTGAACGTTTCATTGAAGAGGCACCAGAAAGactcaaaaagaaaaatttggcTATG TTTGGCAAGCAGTGGTTCAAACCTTCAGAAGCATCCAGTTTGAGAGTGAAAATCCGTAAACTGCTCGTGGAAGAACTTACAAATTCAATTGACCGTAACTATTCTCCAAAGTGTTCTCCTTCATCATTTTCGGGCACAAGTCCAACTGAATGTGCTGAGACAGCCAAGGACCCTGATCTAACCACCGCATGA
- the LOC107481317 gene encoding ubiquitin-like-specific protease 1D isoform X2 gives MDQQREPNSNSQKKRRLDLDWKALLPRHGDAPPPEIVVKPMASGNSFSLDDEFRYYTDHQLIESIQSKKQTLRIHLPMLKDGGVKILDTIKRQEEELARRKTTPHVQEVVDADDKPRNATGSSDVGVSSDSRQKSISSQVPVQPSFASCFSKKLEGVDTDCMVVDTSGKETSHFRHCNNETIKDKGEPKGGRRLRSSSRNEPFQCATNLSKNDAFNDGKKSRAASSISAANIGKSLSRFFAPEVKETRQAIQSDDSRSKKGQPIVLDDDDDDDEPYVLEKTEQEKKLAECAKDAKMYYPSSDDPESVEICYSDIDCLAPESYLTSTIMNFYIRYLKQQASLANRSLSEYHFFNTYFYKKLQEAVSVKQSDRAAFFVKFRRWWKGVNIFQKTYVLIPVHEDLHWSLIIICIPDKGDESGPIILHLDSLSLHSSRSLFDNIKRNICHQMFQLQTGYGIAFPVELKRKLSRFPNKGMIMIVAFLYCTLLNVSLKRHQKDSKRKIWLCLASSGSNLQKHPV, from the exons ATGGACCAACAACGCGAACCTAACTCTAATTCGCAGAAGAAGCGCCGTCTCGACCTTGACTGGAAAGCTCTTCTCCCCCGCCACGGCGACGCACCGCCGCCGGAGATCGTGGTCAAGCCTATGGCCTCCGGCAATTCCTTCTCCCTCGACGATGAATTTAGATACTACACCGACCACCAGCTTATCGAAAGCATTCAGAGCAAGAAGCAAACCTTGAGAATCCATCTCCCGATGTTGAAGGATGGAGGTGTCAAGATTCTCGATACCATCAAGCGACAAGAGGAAGAGCTGGCTCGCCGGAAAACAACGCCACACGTCCAG GAAGTTGTTGATGCTGATGATAAACCGAGAAATGCTACTGGCTCAAGTGATGTTG GTGTGTCTAGTGACTCGAGACAGAAGAGTATCTCATCTCAAGTGCCAGTTCAACCCTCATTTGCATCTTGTTTTTCTAAGAAATTGGAAGGAGTTGAT ACTGATTGTATGGTGGTTGATACATCTGGAAAAGAGACTTCACATTTCAGACATTGCAATAACGAGACAATAAAAGACAAGGGAGAACCTAAAGGAGGAAGGAGGCTTAGATCATCTTCTAGAAATGAGCCATTTCAATGCGCTACCAACCTTTCCAAGAATGATGCTTTTAATGATGGTAAAAAATCCAGAGCAGCTTCCAGTATCTCTGCTGCGAACATTGGGAAAAGCCTGTCAAGATTCTTTGCTCCAGAAGT GAAGGAAACTAGACAGGCAATTCAATCAGATGACTCGAGGTCCAAGAAg GGTCAGCCCATtgtccttgatgatgatgatgatgatgatgaacctTATGTGCTAGAGAAGACAGAGCAAGAAAAAAAACTTGCTGAATG TGCGAAAGATGCTAAGATGTATTACCCATCAAG TGACGATCCCGAGTCTGTTGAAATTTGTTACTCAGACATAGATTGCCTTGCTCCTGAAAGCTATTTGACTTCAACTATTATGAATTTTTACATACG ATATTTGAAGCAACAAGCATCTTTGGCAAATAGATCGTTATCCGagtatcatttttttaatacatatttCTACAAGAAGCTTCAGGAGGCTGTTTCGGTTAAG CAAAGTGACAGAGCAGCATTCTTTGTCAAATTCAGAAGGTGGTGGAAGGGTGTAAATATATTTCAGAAGACCTATGTTTTGATTCCAGTACACGAGGA TCTTCATTGGAGCTTGATCATTATTTGTATCCCGGATAAAGGTGATGAATCAGGGCCAATCATACTTCATCTGGATTCTTTGAGTCTTCACTCTAGCAGATCACTATTTGATAACATCAAAAG GAACATATGTCATCAGATGTTTCAATTGCAGACAGGATATGGAATTGCCTTCCCCGTCGAATTGAAACGCAAGTTATCACG GTTCCCCAACAAAGGAATGATTATGATTGTGGCCTTTTTGTATTGTACTTTATTGAACGTTTCATTGAAGAGGCACCAGAAAGactcaaaaagaaaaatttggcTATG TTTGGCAAGCAGTGGTTCAAACCTTCAGAAGCATCCAGTTTGA